A region of Betta splendens chromosome 13, fBetSpl5.4, whole genome shotgun sequence DNA encodes the following proteins:
- the gemin4 gene encoding gem-associated protein 4 translates to MMDKDAAVLQGAFLLANKLCLPASLVSLQKGDWIRVERPVLEAVREVCRQYESDDCPTTRSTCWKKKIVCVVWLKLLCRETGRDVEEEWRENPFFALQNGFPDVSHTVLLEVVKSTAAADIFAQFLLRLPQFEISAELERVIQHVKSSPTGEDDIQVFLEVWWELWKGSDEQEAGGDNSIETMFANQFSRLSSKSSGLSPQAAKRLKLDTLDQQASSPSPDVLHILLYALKDMKDQILSTNLCLQALSISLDSIYTSYLIDQEVQLSPEEKMLILLKVISTKEKNEKLSPERIRQALRDLHASHTPSQFQPCQMKLDEAFRVITELAQFWISSGLMKGCDSSIPSYSALRLQQSVQRVLTAFDEAKVSAQESEKDLLKALLDLLAFPAIEINPEVYVEVATIIISQRLEDYQNFAVLFARETSWATCDERWLDCVQKNQAAFLQHDTLINLTSTLMNKLHTESSDVIHCRKLMKVIADIFSALSLEDKNKSLTAMLRLSSRGFFGCPVPSAVSDGFEQELNMAFNCIIQGGATSHGNLITAASLVARVAFQNPEAALRSCCHSAIFNKGAFSLMAKILQQLPGLSGQSVKKAKASSNETRKEETNEVKDDLNGGSLLCWCLQETIKTKSLSDGEKEQFLKFLSLLMMPVITVEGEEWRQSFVPPQEVVNVFVLPNISLVGHSPFDTELSIQLLHTVLCVDIQEAASSHHWVLDCSPFPLLYILAQLQDQALRSWEQPAESTVHHWSTDTKELLVSVLATMGQLVAAEVAAGSSSWSRALFWLYNKMEDLDWTVRFHLKPLWGEHFKNEVPSSLLTVCDLPEQEWSCLDLPQYGQGTGLLAWMECCSISDSLQSTMLSCLSLDQQRTDHVNMFSKGLLVALTQILPWCSISQWSRLLVALRDLITSGRLHVPFSLEYVDYLPLLDLRRFSCELRLSVLLLRVFQLLCGSSCSHWLSANSWAHVGRLYAHAVRDVMSSVRAKLPLLSSPASSVCASTPPKPTAKTDSDSPCTSVKASKTSLEETGSTPLKSKDSKEEVGAVPSQEVLFVLSQLYCHVQHIQVMMPGGQCEQLFLSSLEILNHYKAILSTFPESSSPLESDNTRHFFSTITDNLENQEMKAALQQKIAQLISSAASHKQIIPMQ, encoded by the exons ATGATGGACAAAG ATGCAGCAGTTCTACAGGGAGCTTTTCTCCTGGCTAACAAGCTGTGTCTCCCTGCATCCCTGGTCTCACTTCAGAAAGGTGACTGGATCCGAGTGGAGCGTCCTGTCCTGGAGGCAGTCAGAGAAGTCTGTAGACAATATGAATCTGATGATTGTCCTACCACAAGGTCCACCTGCTGGAAAAAGAAGatagtttgtgttgtgtggctgaagctgctgtgcagggaaacaggaagagatgtggaggaggaatgGAGGGAGAACCCATTTTTCGCTCTACAGAACGGCTTCCCTGACGTCAGCCATACTGTCCTGTTAGAAGTGGTGaagtcaacagcagcagcagatattTTTGCGCAGTTCCTTCTGCGCCTTCCACAGTTTGAGATCAGCGCTGAGCTTGAAAGAGTGATCCAACATGTGAAGAGCAGTCCCACAGGAGAAGATGATATCCAGGTTTTCCTGGAGGTGTGGTGGGAACTGTGGAAGGGCAGTGatgaacaggaagcaggaggcgacAACAGCATAGAGACAATGTTTGCTAACCAGTTTAGTCGTCTGTCCTCTAAGTCCTCTGGTCTGTCACCTCAGGCTGCCAAGAGGTTAAAACTGGACACATTAGATCAGCAAGCATCATCACCAAGCCCTGATGTTCTGCACATTCTCCTTTATGCACTCAAAGACATGAAAGATCAGATATTGTCAACAAATCTCTGCCTTCAAGCCCTCTCCATTTCTCTAGATTCAATTTACACCTCCTACCTAATAGACCAAGAAGTTCAACTTTCACCTGAAGAGAAGATGCTCATTCTGTTAAAAGTCATCAGCactaaagaaaaaaatgagaagTTAAGCCCTGAACGTATTCGACAGGCTCTGAGAGATTTACATGCTTCTCACACACCCTCTCAGTTCCAACCCTGCCAGATGAAGCTTGATGAAGCCTTTAGGGTTATAACAGAGCTGGCTCAGTTTTGGATTAGCTCTGGACTGATGAAAGGATGTGACAGCAGTATTCCTAGTTACTCTGCATTAAGATTACAACAAAGTGTCCAGAGAGTCCTCACAGCCTTCGATGAAGCAAAGGTTTCTGCCCAGGAATCTGAGAAGGATCTGCTCAAAGCATTGCTGGATTTACTGGCTTTTCCAGCCATAGAGATCAACCCTGAAGTATACGTAGAAGTCGCCACAATCATCATCAGCCAGCGTTTGGAGGATTACCAGAACTTTGCAGTGTTATTTGCCCGAGAGACGTCATGGGCCACTTGTGACGAGCGCTGGCTGGACTGTGTGCAGAAAAACCAAGCAGCCTTCCTACAGCATGACACGCTCATCAACCTGACCTCCACACTCATGAATAAACTCCACACCGAGAGCTCAGATGTGATTCACTGCCGGAAGCTGATGAAAGTGATTGCAGATATTTTTTCTGCACTTTCATTGGAGGACAAGAACAAATCTTTGACTGCTATGCTAAGACTATCCTCTAGAGGATTCTTTGGATGCCCTGTCCCCTCAGCTGTGTCTGACGGGTTTGAACAGGAGCTCAATATGGCCTTTAACTGCATCATACAAGGAGGTGCAACATCACATGGTAATCTGATTACAGCAGCCTCTTTGGTAGCAAGAGTAGCTTTTCAGAACCCTGAGGCAGCTTTGAGGTCATGTTGTCATTCAGCCATTTTCAACAAGGGGGCTTTTTCTCTAATGGCTAagatcctgcagcagctgcctgggCTCAGCGGACAGAGTGTCAAAAAGGCTAAAGCTTCAAGTAATGAAACAAGAAAAGAAGAGACTAATGAGGTGAAGGATGATCTGAATGGTGGAAGTTTACTCTGCTGGTGTTTACAAGAGACTATCAAAACCAAATCACTGTCAGATGGTGAAAAGGAGCAGTTTCTGAAGTTTCTGAGTCTGCTGATGATGCCTGTAATTACAGTGGAGGGAGAAGAATGGAGGCAAAGTTTTGTGCCACCCCAGGAGGTTGTGAACGTCTTCGTCCTGCCTAACATTTCTCTTGTGG GGCACAGCCCCTTTGACACAGAACTGAGCATTCAGCTTCTTCACActgttttgtgtgtggacaTTCAGGAAGCAGCTTCTTCTCATCACTGGGTGCTGGACTGCTCACCATTTCCATTGCTTTACATCCTTGCCCAGCTACAGGACCAGGCTCTTAG GAGTTGGGAACAGCCAGCAGAGAGCACTGTCCACCACTGGTCCACAGACACCAAGGAGTTGCTGGTGTCTGTGCTGGCAACAATGGGGCAGTTGGTGGCTGCAGAGGTGGCGgcaggctccagcagctggtcCAGAGCCCTGTTCTGGCTCTACAACAAGATGGAGGATCTGGACTGGACAGTAAGGTTCCACCTGAAGCCTTTGTGGGGGGAGCACTTTAAAAACGAAGTTCCCTCGTCTCTGCTCACTGTGTGTGATCTACCTGAGCAG GAGTGGTCTTGTTTAGACCTGCCTCAGTACGGACAGGGCACAGGGCTTCTGGCCTGGATGGAGTGCTGCTCCATATCAGACTCCCTGCAGTCCACCATGTTGTCCTGCCTGTCTCTGGACCAGCAACGGACTGACCACGTCAACATGTTCAGCAAGGGTCTGCTGGTGGCTCTGACTCAGATCCTGCCCTGGTGCTCCATCTCTCAGTGGTCCAGGCTGTTGGTAGCCCTGAGGGATCTGATCACTTCTGGTCGGCTCCATGTTCCTTTTTCACTTGAGTATGTGGACTATCTGCCTCTCCTGGATCTGAGGAGGTTTTCCTGCGAGCTCCGCCTCTCAGTCCTGCTGCTCAGAGtgttccagctgctctgtgggtcCAGCTGCTCACACTGGCTGTCAGCAAACAGCTGGGCACATGTAGGCAGGTTATATGCCCACGCTGTGAGGGATGTGATGAGCTCAGTAAGAGCCAAACTGCCTCTTCTTTCATCTCCTGCTTCAAGTGTCTGTGCTTCAACCCCCCCTAAACCAACAGCAAAAACAGATTCAGATTCTCCTTGCACTTCAGTCAAAGCTTCCAAGACGTCTCTtgaagaaacaggaagtactccTTTAAAATCAAAAGACTCCAAAGAGGAAGTGGGAGCAGTTCCCAGCCAGGAGGTCCTTTTTGTTCTCAGTCAGCTGTACTGCCACGTTCAGCACATCCAG GTGATGATGCCAGGAGGCCAGTGTGAACAGCTGTTCCTGTCTAGTCTGGAGATCCTCAACCACTACAAAGCCATCTTGTCCACATTTCCAGAGAGCAGCAGTCCACTGGAGAGCGACAACACCCGGCATTTCTTCTCCACCATCACAGACAACTTGGAG
- the smtnl gene encoding smoothelin, like — translation MEAPALADMGDLCHPRPPSPEGETVCGALARYESTLRDAIREIHVDVSAFKLGMERRLEDAANLSGPLGRAVAQLQQENRQLRNQLEALTRQVELLSGAGLLNNNHDHIRNHKNHLNDIQENHEEVKEVVHARAQAQSQAHLHIQTLGNQAQTYSSLSGQSGPASPPAAFSPASNPSSPPAGSRVSSMVTGPVSSSSPSTARFSSRATFALSSKTNSTEREEPIEVDPAPTHNGHAAATEQSVFAHGKVSPPNDFPLEHTAPVAVRMPHLPITATTKTAELKGSPDSPGCPFGSGPAPATEAPAQTATSTGQSQATEESPIQPVSSAKTWTPTPIRALGSPCLHEKTNSAPVKSVSYSGLQQCERDTDAYSDRSFGPMGERRRELHRSQTLPRSIGAQARRSIFERLDPEATSSRLKPVDSKPKLKRSQSFGVSSASGIKQILLEWCRSKTIGYQNIDIQNFSSSWSDGMAFCALVHSFFPTEFDYDSLSPQDRKHNFELAFGAAELKAGCDRLIEVDDMMIMGHKPDPMCVFTYVQSLYNHLRKFE, via the exons ATGGAGGCCCCGGCCCTGGCTGACATGGGGGACCTGTGTCACCCCCGGCCCCCCTCCCCAGAGGGGGAGACGGTGTGCGGCGCTCTGGCGCGCTACGAGAGCACCCTGCGCGACGCCATCCGCGAGATCCACGTGGACGTCAGCGCCTTCAAGCTGGGCATGGAGCGGCGCCTGGAGGACGCCGCCAACCTGAGCGGCCCGCTGGGCCGAGCGGTggcccagctgcagcaggagaaccgCCAGCTCCGGAACCAGCTGGAGGCTCTGACGCGACAGGTGGAGCTGCTCAGCGGGGCCGGTTTGCTCAACAACAACCACGACCACATTCGGAATCACAAGAACCACCTCAATGACATCCAGGAGAACCacgaggaggtgaaggaggtggTCCACGCGAGGGCTCAGGCTCAGAGCCAAGCTCACCTGCACATCCAGACTCTGGGGAACCAGGCCCAGACCTACAGCAGCCTCAGCGGTCAGTCAGGTCCAGCCTCCCCCCCCGCCGCCTTCTCGCCCGCCTCCAACCCCAGCAGCCCACCTGCCGGCTCCCGGGTTTCCTCCATGGTGACTGGCcccgtgtccagcagcagccccTCCACCGCCCGCTTCTCCAGCCGGGCCACGTTCGCCCTGTCCAGCAAGACCAAC agtaCTGAGCGGGAAGAGCCCATAGAAGTGGACCCTGCCCCCACACACAATGGACATGCTGCTGCAACAG AGCAATCAGTGTTTGCACATGGAAAGGTCTCGCCGCCCAACGACTTCCCACTTGAGCACACGGCCCCCGTCGCCGTGCGGATGCCCCACCTTCCCATCACCGCCACCACCAAGACGGCAGAACTCAAGGGCTCCCCCGACTCCCCCGGCTGTCCCTTTGGCTCCGGCCCGGCTCCCGCCACCGAGGCTCCTGCTCAGACAGCCACCAGCACCGGCCAGTCCCAGGCAACAGAGGAGTCTCCCATCCAACCAG TATCATCTGCGAAAACATGGACCCCTACACCTATTAGAGCCCTGGGGTCCCCCTGCCTTCACG AGAAGACAAATTCGGCACCAGTTAAGTCTGTGAGCTACTCGGGGCTGCAGCAGTGCGAGCG AGACACTGACGCCTACAGTGACAGGTCATTCGGGCCGATgggggagaggagacgagaacTTCACCGCTCACAGACGCTGCCTCGAAGCATCGGCGCCCAGGCTCGTCGATCTATATTCGAGAGACTGGACCCTGAGGCCACTAGCAG TCGCCTCAAACCCGTGGACTCTAAGCCCAAACTGAAGCGGTCTCAGAGCTTTGGGGTGTCCAGCGCCAGCGGCATCAAGCAGATCCTCCTCGAGTGGTGTCGTTCCAAGACCATCGGCTACCAG AACATCGACATCCAGAACTTCTCGTCCAGCTGGAGCGATGGGATGGCTTTCTGTGCCCTGGTCCATTCCTTCTTCCCCACAGAGTTTGACTACGACTCCCTGTCACCTCAGGACCGCAAGCACAACTTTGAGCTGGCCTTTggagcagcaga GCTGAAGGCAGGCTGTGATCGGCTGATCGAGGTGGACGACATGATGATCATGGGTCATAAACCAGACCCCATGTGTGTTTTCACCTATGTCCAGTCTCTCTACAACCACCTGCGCAAGTTCGAATGA
- the dhrs13b.2 gene encoding tapasin-related protein, with protein MGLFLKILIYLNLFAGALCVHQMSWLSCPFVDEHVFVNKEGHTETQLIHREAMLQFGKKGDAPVNPNAITFLLTGAKMDLRRHVEGAEADDLECELHRFSTEGIHVPWPGQEQGAPEYNRWFTCTLKHSKGLFMVTGFLRLPSTQAPSGQNDYRNWAPIEDREILTTTVAMTIKTTTPTVKARLGSQQKLHCQFAVDHKSPNITVDWHWQHRGERNGLFGYNSRAGKQHGSGVGLRGLAGGDASYTLPHSKMTSEGTYVCSVAVNPLFAHVDINLHIEEPPRVSINVGPVVSLVEDEDQKVICDAEGYYPLDVEMVWYEQDRAAIGQRVGAPLPKARQNVLLSSHKHNNDKTFSLSAFFYLKASLQDSGKQFTCSVSHHSLRVPIKKSFILNVQEAKSWTFILTVGFVVVTVLVIAFEILRRL; from the exons ATGGGGTTGTTCCTAAAGATCCTTATTTACCTTAATCTGTTCGCAG GTGCTCTGTGTGTCCATCAGATGTCCTGGCTGTCCTGTCCATTCGTGGATGaacatgtgtttgtgaataaagagggccacacagagactcAGCTCATCCACAGAGAGGCCATGCTGCAGTTCGGAAAAAAAGGAGACGCTCCTGTCAACCCAAACGCCATCACGTTCCTGCTCACCG GAGCCAAGATGGACCTGCGGCGCCACGTGGAGGGCGCGGAGGCAGACGACCTGGAGTGTGAGCTGCATCGCTTCAGCACGGAAGGCATCCACGTGCCGTGGCCCGGCCAGGAGCAGGGGGCCCCGGAGTACAACCGCTGGTTCACCTGCACCCTCAAACACAGCAAGGGCCTGTTCATGGTCACAGGCTTCCTCAGACTTCCGTCCACCCAGGCCCCCTCAGGACAGAACGACTACCGCAACTGGGCTCCTATCGAGGACAGAGAGATACTCACAACAACAG TTGCCATGACCATTAAAACAACGACTCCAACGGTGAAAGCACGACTGGGCTCCCAACAAAAGCTCCACTGCCAGTTCGCCGTCGACCACAAGAGTCCCAACATCACTGTGGACTGGCACTGGCAGCACCGCGGCGAGAGGAACGGCCTGTTCGGCTACAACAGCCGCGCAGGGAAGCAGCACGGCAGCGGGGTCGGGCTTCGGGGCCTCGCAGGCGGAGACGCTTCCTACACCCTCCCTCACTCCAAGATGACCAGCGAAGGGACGTACGTGTGCTCAGTGGCAGTGAACCCCCTGTTTGCACATGTGGATATAAATCTGCACATTGAAG AGCCTCCTCGTGTCTCCATAAACGTTGGACCAGTGGTCTCTctggtggaggacgaggaccaGAAGGTCATCTGTGATGCGGAGGGCTACTACCCGCTGGATGTGGAGATGGTTTGGTACGAGCAGGATCGGGCGGCGATAGGCCAGAGGGTCGGCGCTCCTCTTCCCAAGGCGCGGCAGAACGTCCTGCTGTCgagccacaaacacaacaacgaCAAGACCTTCTCGCTCTCAGCGTTCTTCTACCTCAAGGCTTCGCTGCAGGACTCAGGGAAACAGTTCACGTGCAGCGTCTCCCACCACTCGCTGAGAGTTCCCATCAAGAAGAGCTTCATCCTGAACGTGCAAG AGGCCAAGAGCTGGACATTCATCCTCACTGTTGGCTTCGTTGTGGTAACGGTGCTGGTCATCGCCTTTGAGATTCTGCGCCGCCTGTAA